In Xiphophorus maculatus strain JP 163 A chromosome 15, X_maculatus-5.0-male, whole genome shotgun sequence, the following are encoded in one genomic region:
- the lrp11 gene encoding low-density lipoprotein receptor-related protein 11: MFHRVNNSNNNMALLQHPRLLLPGVFLLLFAGRVQARSSQISDLKSKISGVEELLEEFRKQLQQDQAYRAADVSDSCAGDFSAAEQRIIRTKASIEQGATFLLAPDRVYTWRDCLHACCSQPHCTVAVVQEDLRRPADGLSCYLFNCTYRNKNICSFAPQEGFTTYSRTPNGTLGHLPGTTGGTTGGTTGGTTGGTTGRPRQAGEEDTPEMDEPPRSDAGQDVVIQLPTDWAVLDGRGSVDDHRITHYEWTLVKGDTAVNMKATHPGLLKVSGLQEGVYSFQMTVTDSAGQKSSDNVSVTVLAPKHQAEVCTGDCSNYQFKCDDGCCIDISYACDGRQHCPDRSDEDFCTNFDGGRKSVTHPVNPPSPQRPAARTEQADSAAVLPEASRKTVVSAVDGSSAVPALSLTEQQGASANQDPCAADPVVGPCKGTFPRWYYDQKARECKHFLYGGCQGNHNNFLQESDCVSECLQKSSAFSPTSAAAPVTKTTEKDAPKVSKTQAESSDIISKPFPVKGGQPGPESGAILPLAVGILITALLLLMIGCRLRLVRHKLKKARPLTTEESDYLINGMYL; the protein is encoded by the exons ATGTTTCACCGAGtgaacaacagcaacaacaacatggCTCTGCTCCAGCATCCCCGGCTGCTGCTCCCCggtgttttcctgctgctcttcGCCGGCCGTGTCCAAGCCCGCTCCTCTCAGATATCGGATCTGAAATCTAAAATCTCGGGggtggaggagctgctggaggaatTCCGGAAGCAGCTCCAGCAGGACCAGGCTTACAGAGCGGCCGACGTGAGTGACTCCTGCGCAGGCGACTTCAGCGCCGCGGAGCAACGCATCATCCGGACAAAGGCCTCCATCGAGCAGGGAGCCACCTTCCTGCTGGCCCCGGACAGGGTGTACACCTGGAGGGACTGCTTACACGCCTGCTGCTCGCAGCCTCACTGCACGGTGGCGGTGGTCCAGGAGGACCTGCGGCGACCCGCGGACGGCCTCAGCTGTTACCTGTTCAACTGCACCTAcaggaataaaaacatctgCTCCTTCGCTCCGCAGGAAGGCTTCACCACCTACAGCCGGACTCCGAACGGCACGCTGGGGCACCTGCCTGGAACCACCGGCGGAACCACCGGCGGAACCACCGGCGGAACCACCGGCGGAACCACCGGGAGGCCCCGGCAAGCTGGCGAGGAGGACACCCCAG AAATGGACGAGCCTCCTCGCAGCGATGCAGGCCAGGACGTGGTGATCCAGCTGCCCACCGACTGGGCCGTCCTGGACGGCAGGGGCAGCGTGGACGACCACAGAATCACCCACTACGAGTGGACTCTTGTTAAAGGAGATACAGCTGTCAACATGAAG GCGACCCACCCAGGGCTGCTGAAGGTCAGCGGTCTCCAAGAGGGCGTCTACTCGTTCCAGATGACCGTTACCGACTCGGCGGGGCAGAAGAGCTCCGACAACGTCTCTGTCACCGTGCTGGCACCAAAACACCAGGCGGAAG TTTGCACTGGTGACTGCTCCAACTACCAGTTCAAGTGTGATGATGGCTGCTGCATCGACATCTCCTACGCCTGTGATGGGAGGCAACACTGTCCCGACCGCTCTGACGAAGACTTCTGCACAAATT tTGATGGTGGTCGGAAGTCGGTGACCCACCCGGTGAATCCTCCCAGCCCTCAGAGGCCCGCAGCCCGGACCGAGCAGGCTGACAGTGCCGCCGTGCTTCCAGAGGCATCCAGGAAAACAGTCGTATCGGCGGTAGACGGGAGCAGCGCTGTTCCTGCTCTGAGCCTCACTGAGCAGCAGGGCGCGTCTGCTAACCAAG ATCCGTGCGCTGCAGATCCGGTCGTTGGTCCCTGTAAAGGCACCTTCCCTCGGTGGTACTACGACCAAAAGGCCCGAGAATGCAAACACTTCCTGTACGGTGGTTGCCAGGGTAACCACAACAACTTCCTTCAGGAGTCAGACTGTGTCAGTGAATGTTTACAGAAAA GCTCGGCCTTCAGCCCAACCAGTGCAGCTGCCCCCGTCACAAAGACGActgaaaaag ATGCGCCTAAAGTTTCCAAAACCCAAGCAGAGAGTAGCGACATAATCTCCAAACCATTTCCAGTTAAAGGAGGACAGCCAGGCCCGGAGTCAG GTGCAATTCTTCCTCTGGCGGTCGGCATCCTCATCActgcgctgctgctgctcatgaTCGGCTGTCGTCTGAGACTCGTTCGTCACAAGCTAAAGAAAGCGCGACCTCTCACCACCGAGGAGTCAGACTACCTCATCAACGGCATGTATCTGT